In Oncorhynchus clarkii lewisi isolate Uvic-CL-2024 chromosome 16, UVic_Ocla_1.0, whole genome shotgun sequence, one genomic interval encodes:
- the LOC139368933 gene encoding uncharacterized protein: protein MNPFKRSYRIEYYSVLGPVYWEQCSRGDDEESTDTTGDRGLLWMTLFCLCDLVSSEDRFGKAGRDRVQEATVAPSEAPSAGGTGMDWSELEPLYRLDKHAYDLKLNFNVSLEDWDNFDWTVDRMFTMLGNFNHQPNGRRSNLIPGEGRGGRDHALVSSTDQSASAIYLTTLATPALLLREAAAEVLREALGLNGGEHRSSSSSSSSSSSCPPVPAEEGRSDWDHSPPLLNQLGEEGPPRLHDEDEEGRDRGDEEEEEELFRRRSARWRLNHAHCQCSDFVQEAENGLPV from the coding sequence ATGAACCCATTCAAGCGTTCATATAGAATAGAATACTACTCTGTCCTGGGACCAGTTTACTGGGAGCAGTGTTCACGTGGTGATGATGAGGAGAGTACAGACACAACGGGAGACAGAGGTTTGCTGTGGATGACACTGTTTTGTCTGTGTGATCTTGTCTCATCAGAGGACAGATTTGGGAAGGCTGGGAGGGATAGGGTCCAGGAGGCGACAGTGGCCCCGTCAGAAGCACCCAGTGCAGGAGGAACGGGAATGGACTGGTCAGAACTTGAACCCTTGTACAGACTTGACAAGCATGCGTATGATCTCAAACTCAACTTCAACGTCAGTCTGGAGGACTGGGACAACTTTGACTGGACCGTGGACAGGATGTTCACGATGCTAGGCAACTTCAACCACCAGCCGAACGGGCGCCGCAGCAACTTGATTCctggggagggtagaggaggaagagaccACGCCCTGGTGTCCTCAACGGACCAATCAGCCTCAGCCATCTACCTGACCACCCTGGCCACTCCAGCTCTCCTGCTGAGAGAGGCTGCGGCCGAGGTCCTGAGGGAGGCGTTGGGGCTGAATGGAGGGGAGCAccgctcttcctcttcctcctcctcctcctcctcttcctgtcctccaGTCCCAGCTGAGGAGGGCCGCTCAGACTGGGAccactccccacctctcctcaaccAGTTAGGGGAGGAGGGCCCGCCTAGACTGCATGACGAGGATGAGGAGGGCAGGGATAGgggtgatgaagaggaggaggaagagttgtTTAGGAGACGGTCAGCCCGGTGGAGGCTGAACCATGCTCACTGTCAGTGCAGTGACTTTGTTCAGGAAGCTGAGAACGGGTTGCCTGTATGA